A single region of the Triticum dicoccoides isolate Atlit2015 ecotype Zavitan chromosome 2B, WEW_v2.0, whole genome shotgun sequence genome encodes:
- the LOC119365188 gene encoding uncharacterized protein LOC119365188 yields the protein MKGRILQFQNGIKQRLERRWQLQWDGWRRQQAVPNLCLRQNRSSAIYSTAPPCVLAVELARRRRIIFSSLKGFLCIVMDFIVMLFFSCMARPPPVQNSEGSEARKCSCLKTQMAPLSCLPSLKWVCRDLGRCRGAWCCRFGWCSGTTLLPRAPPPAHFHVVCPLMWATPLKGFPPVGVA from the exons ATGAAGG GAAGAATTTTGCAGTTCCAGAATGGCATCAAGCAAAG GTTGGAGCGGCGATGGCAGCTGCAGTGGGACGGATGGCGCCGTCAACAAGCAGTTCCTAATCTATGCCTCCGACAAAATAGATCATCTG CTATATATAGCACAGCTCCTCCTTGTGTTCTCGCCGTCgagctcgcccgccgccgccgcatcatcttctcctccttg AAGGGTTTTCTCTGCATTGTAATGGATTTTATCGTGATGCTATTCTTCAGTTGCATGGCACGCCCCCCTCCTGTCCAGAATTCAGA GGGATCTGAAGCAAGGAAATGCTCATGCCTAAAGACCCAAATGGCACCATTATCATG CCTCCCAAGTTTGAAATGGGTGTGCCGTGATTTGGGGAGATGTAGGGGCGCCTGGTGCTGCCGATTTGGTTGGTGCTCTGGTACAACTCTGCTGCCTAGAGCTCCGCCGCCGGCGCATTTTCATGTGGTATGTCCTTTGATGTGGGCGACACCATTGAAGGGCTTCCCTCCCGTTGGAGTGGCGTGA